The following coding sequences lie in one Arthrobacter sp. SLBN-122 genomic window:
- a CDS encoding alpha/beta fold hydrolase, protein MTRENIRTPDGGTVELFSTGADLASAGSGVVVVPPSMVTAADYTKFAQKLSAALGRPVHTFNRRGRGSSSPQPDDYTLDVDIRDLDTVMKHTSSTDVFGHSFGGAVALHAARTLPVERLAVYDPAVSVNGSVTADWIAEYERAIAAGDHDRALAVIQRGLEAGGSFSSRMPLSMLTLANKLTAGTTEGKQQRELMRTGVREIKAIIAADMPAEPFQALPLETLIVVGEKSPAYFGIACGQIHDVLSGSSYTILPGLGHDGAIKAPDRLIKELSEFFAG, encoded by the coding sequence ATGACGCGAGAGAACATCAGGACCCCCGACGGCGGCACTGTGGAGCTCTTCTCCACCGGCGCTGACCTTGCTTCTGCGGGCTCGGGCGTGGTGGTTGTGCCGCCTTCCATGGTGACGGCTGCGGATTACACCAAGTTCGCCCAGAAACTGAGCGCCGCCCTGGGCCGCCCGGTGCACACCTTCAACCGGCGCGGGCGCGGATCCTCGTCCCCGCAGCCCGACGATTACACCCTGGACGTGGACATCCGCGACCTGGATACGGTCATGAAGCACACCTCCAGCACCGATGTGTTTGGGCACAGCTTCGGCGGCGCCGTGGCCCTGCACGCGGCCCGGACACTGCCGGTGGAACGGCTCGCCGTCTACGACCCCGCCGTCTCCGTGAACGGCAGCGTCACGGCCGACTGGATCGCGGAGTACGAGCGCGCCATCGCCGCTGGAGACCATGACCGCGCCCTCGCCGTGATCCAGCGGGGCCTTGAAGCCGGCGGTTCCTTCTCATCGCGCATGCCGCTGTCCATGCTGACCCTGGCCAACAAGCTGACGGCCGGAACCACCGAAGGAAAGCAGCAGCGCGAGCTGATGCGCACCGGCGTCCGCGAAATCAAAGCCATCATTGCCGCCGACATGCCCGCCGAGCCGTTCCAGGCGCTTCCCCTGGAGACCCTGATTGTGGTGGGCGAAAAGAGCCCCGCCTACTTCGGCATCGCCTGCGGCCAGATCCACGACGTGCTTTCCGGCTCCAGCTACACCATCCTGCCCGGCCTCGGCCACGACGGCGCCATCAAGGCTCCGGACAGGCTGATCAAGGAACTGAGCGAGTTCTTCGCCGGCTGA
- a CDS encoding TetR/AcrR family transcriptional regulator encodes MTSAGPGRPRHQQPSRPGATARDEILDAAAELFTTQGFASTSTRSIADAVGIRQSSLYHHFKTKDDILEDLLEGTVSGGLRFARAVSALPTDDPETETPAGSRLHAVGLYDGTQLCSARWNLGVLYHLPEVRSTRFARFHNHRQELRRLYGELGAGTSAAPGGPDGGDFTFRLVESLIYLRADGAAGTDSAMQAADAGLILCGLGDGLPAIRAASQALINRLA; translated from the coding sequence GTGACTTCCGCCGGACCGGGCCGCCCCCGCCACCAGCAGCCCTCGCGGCCGGGCGCCACCGCCCGCGACGAAATCCTCGACGCCGCCGCGGAGCTGTTCACCACCCAGGGCTTCGCCAGCACCTCCACGCGGTCCATCGCGGACGCCGTGGGCATCCGGCAGTCCTCCCTGTACCACCACTTCAAAACGAAGGACGATATCCTCGAGGACCTGCTTGAGGGGACGGTGTCCGGCGGGCTGAGGTTCGCACGTGCCGTGTCCGCGCTGCCCACTGATGACCCGGAAACCGAAACTCCGGCTGGAAGCCGCCTTCACGCCGTCGGGCTTTATGACGGCACCCAGCTGTGCAGCGCGCGGTGGAACCTTGGCGTGCTGTACCACCTGCCCGAGGTCAGGAGCACCCGCTTCGCCAGGTTCCACAACCACCGCCAGGAGCTCAGGCGGCTGTACGGGGAACTGGGCGCGGGGACGTCAGCCGCGCCGGGCGGACCGGACGGCGGCGACTTCACCTTCCGGCTGGTGGAATCCCTGATCTACCTCCGCGCGGACGGCGCCGCCGGTACCGATTCCGCCATGCAGGCTGCCGACGCCGGGCTGATCCTGTGCGGGCTCGGGGACGGGCTGCCGGCCATCCGCGCGGCGAGCCAGGCCCTCATCAACCGCTTGGCGTGA
- a CDS encoding amino acid permease, producing the protein MTSTVLPTVHQDDADLTSLGYQPTLHRKLGRYASFAAGFSFVSILTTIFQLFAFGYSFAGPAFFWTWPVVLVGQLLVALNFAELAARYPLSGAVYQWARRVGGEGVGWFAGWFMAIAQVVTAAAAAIALQVVLPQLWDGFQVVGGDPALNTVTGASNAVVLGAVLLVATTIINSLGVKLMAHVNSVGVTCEIVGVAAVILALISAAQRGPDVVADTTVLQGSDLGAVGAFLVSGLMAAYVMVGFNSAGELSEETKDPRRTAPRTILSALLISGVGGALMIITALMAAPSLDDGRLATEGLPYVLTAVLGTFWGKVLLVDVAIAIFVCTLAIQTAGSRLVFSMARDGKLPASALLSSVHPTRGTPMWPSIVIGALAVGVLAINVGNAALFTTLCSVCIVMVYLAYLLVTVPQLLNRLRGDWDRVGQTMPAGLFSLGRWGLPVNVLAVLYGGVMVVNLAWPRPEVYDPSGENGLLLWSAPLMVTAVLLLGLWVRSRNLAAKA; encoded by the coding sequence ATGACATCCACCGTTCTCCCCACCGTCCACCAGGACGATGCAGACCTGACGTCCCTTGGCTACCAGCCCACCCTCCACCGAAAGCTCGGCCGCTACGCTTCCTTTGCCGCCGGCTTCTCGTTCGTTTCCATCCTCACCACCATCTTCCAGCTCTTCGCGTTCGGCTACTCGTTCGCCGGGCCCGCGTTCTTCTGGACCTGGCCGGTGGTCCTGGTGGGCCAGCTGCTGGTGGCCCTGAACTTCGCCGAACTCGCCGCCCGCTACCCCCTGTCCGGTGCCGTGTACCAGTGGGCGCGGCGCGTCGGCGGGGAAGGCGTGGGCTGGTTCGCCGGCTGGTTCATGGCAATCGCCCAGGTGGTCACCGCAGCCGCAGCCGCCATCGCCCTGCAGGTGGTCCTGCCCCAGCTCTGGGACGGGTTCCAGGTGGTGGGCGGCGACCCCGCCCTCAACACGGTGACCGGTGCTTCCAACGCCGTGGTCCTGGGCGCCGTCCTGCTGGTGGCCACCACCATCATCAACTCCCTGGGCGTGAAACTCATGGCCCACGTCAACTCCGTCGGAGTTACCTGCGAGATCGTGGGCGTCGCGGCCGTGATCCTGGCGCTCATCAGCGCCGCCCAGCGCGGCCCGGACGTGGTGGCGGACACCACCGTGCTGCAGGGATCGGACCTCGGTGCCGTGGGAGCCTTCCTGGTCTCGGGGCTGATGGCCGCGTACGTCATGGTGGGCTTCAACTCCGCCGGCGAACTGTCCGAGGAAACCAAGGACCCGCGCCGCACCGCCCCCCGGACCATCCTCTCCGCCCTGCTCATCTCCGGCGTCGGCGGTGCGCTGATGATCATCACCGCCCTGATGGCGGCCCCGAGCCTCGACGACGGCCGCCTGGCCACCGAAGGCCTGCCGTACGTCCTCACAGCGGTCCTGGGCACCTTCTGGGGCAAGGTCCTGCTGGTGGACGTGGCCATCGCCATCTTCGTCTGCACCCTGGCGATCCAGACTGCCGGTTCCCGCCTGGTCTTCTCCATGGCCCGCGACGGCAAGCTCCCGGCGTCGGCCCTGCTCTCCTCCGTTCACCCCACCCGCGGCACGCCCATGTGGCCCTCCATCGTGATCGGGGCCCTTGCAGTTGGAGTGCTGGCCATCAACGTAGGCAACGCCGCCCTGTTCACCACCCTGTGCAGCGTCTGCATCGTGATGGTCTACCTTGCCTACCTCCTGGTCACCGTCCCGCAGTTGCTCAACCGGCTCCGCGGCGACTGGGACAGGGTGGGGCAGACCATGCCGGCAGGCCTCTTCTCCCTGGGCCGCTGGGGCCTTCCGGTCAACGTCCTGGCCGTCCTTTACGGCGGCGTGATGGTCGTCAACCTGGCATGGCCCCGGCCCGAGGTGTACGACCCCTCCGGCGAGAACGGCCTCCTGCTGTGGTCCGCGCCCCTGATGGTCACCGCCGTGCTGCTCCTGGGCCTCTGGGTCAGGAGCCGGAACCTGGCCGCCAAGGCCTGA
- a CDS encoding urea amidolyase associated protein UAAP1 codes for MTQTIETPITGTATTAGARAHAREQHGKTAETMRHVPAASAPAHLLAGMPDGASPTWAESLAFGRYTTMSLARGTRIRLTDTAGDACVHTLLYRAGASHERLNVADTVKVPWQAYPGAGHPLLSDAGRLMATIVADTSSRHDALTGATTLAGNTTKYGAGTVHSAAPAARELLTLAALKNGLGTRDVAPSLSFFKGITVNPAGSITFTGSAGPGAAVELLLQMDAVLVLANTAHPLDPRADFTGTAVDILAWHAPQDLAALEAGSVAGPLAPEHLQALRNTEHDLAARNAR; via the coding sequence ATGACACAGACCATCGAAACGCCAATCACGGGCACCGCCACCACAGCCGGCGCCCGCGCCCACGCCAGGGAACAGCACGGCAAAACCGCGGAGACCATGCGCCACGTGCCGGCAGCTTCCGCACCGGCCCACCTTCTGGCCGGAATGCCCGACGGCGCGTCCCCCACATGGGCCGAATCCCTCGCCTTTGGCCGCTACACCACCATGTCCCTGGCCCGCGGCACCCGGATCCGGCTCACGGACACCGCCGGCGACGCCTGCGTGCACACCCTCCTGTACCGCGCCGGCGCCAGTCACGAACGCCTCAACGTGGCCGACACCGTCAAGGTCCCCTGGCAGGCATACCCCGGCGCGGGCCACCCGCTGCTGTCCGACGCCGGGCGCCTGATGGCAACCATCGTCGCCGATACGTCCTCCCGGCACGACGCACTGACCGGCGCCACCACCCTCGCCGGCAACACCACAAAGTACGGCGCCGGAACCGTCCACAGCGCCGCACCGGCGGCACGCGAACTGCTCACCCTGGCCGCCCTCAAGAACGGCCTGGGCACCCGGGACGTGGCGCCGTCGCTCTCCTTCTTCAAGGGCATCACCGTGAACCCGGCCGGGAGCATCACCTTCACCGGCAGCGCCGGACCGGGTGCCGCCGTCGAACTCCTGCTCCAGATGGACGCGGTACTGGTCCTGGCCAACACCGCCCACCCGCTGGACCCGCGCGCTGACTTCACCGGGACGGCCGTCGACATCCTCGCCTGGCACGCGCCGCAGGACCTCGCCGCACTGGAAGCCGGCAGCGTGGCCGGACCATTGGCCCCGGAACACCTGCAGGCCCTCCGCAACACCGAACACGACCTCGCCGCTAGGAACGCCCGATGA
- a CDS encoding urea amidolyase associated protein UAAP2 — protein sequence MNTAIDTRSTPDAADTALASGAVVLDEFVEARGPWSAVVAAGDVLTIVDLEGNQAVDCLLYAAADTAVRYSAAATIAAQQSIVLTTGSVLRADSGAPLMTVVADEVGVHDTIGGACSQESNTLRYGQHTREQHACVENFLIEGSRWGLGKRDLVSNINWFMNVPVDPDGALGIVDGLSAPGKRVALKAEVDTLVLVSNCPQINNPCNGFNPTPVRMIVTRPEAAL from the coding sequence ATGAACACTGCAATCGATACCAGGTCAACCCCTGACGCAGCCGACACTGCCCTCGCTTCCGGCGCCGTGGTCCTTGACGAATTCGTTGAAGCCCGCGGCCCCTGGTCCGCAGTGGTGGCAGCCGGCGACGTGCTGACCATCGTGGACCTGGAAGGCAACCAGGCGGTGGACTGCCTGCTCTACGCCGCGGCCGACACCGCCGTCCGCTACTCGGCGGCGGCCACCATCGCCGCACAGCAGTCAATCGTCCTCACCACCGGTTCGGTCCTCCGGGCAGACAGCGGCGCGCCGCTGATGACCGTCGTGGCGGACGAAGTGGGCGTGCACGACACCATCGGCGGCGCCTGCTCCCAGGAATCCAATACCCTCCGCTACGGCCAGCACACCCGCGAACAGCACGCCTGCGTGGAGAACTTCCTGATCGAGGGTTCCCGCTGGGGCCTGGGCAAGCGGGACCTGGTGTCCAACATCAACTGGTTCATGAACGTCCCCGTGGACCCGGACGGCGCCCTGGGCATCGTGGACGGCCTGTCCGCCCCCGGAAAACGCGTGGCACTGAAGGCCGAGGTAGACACCCTGGTGCTCGTCTCCAACTGCCCGCAGATCAACAACCCGTGCAACGGCTTCAATCCCACACCCGTCCGCATGATCGTCACCCGGCCGGAGGCTGCACTGTGA
- the uca gene encoding urea carboxylase, which translates to MNTPNLFDTLLIANRGEIACRIIESARKLGLRTVAVFSEADRGAKHVRLADEAVLLGPAPAKESYLRVDAILAAAKETGAGAIHPGYGFLSEDAAFAEAVEAAGLVFVGPTAEQLRIFGTKHTARDAARAAGVPMISGSGLLEDVDAAVAASATIGFPLMLKATGGGGGIGMTVCRFEAELVESFPRVARLAGASFGTAGVFAERYVENARHVEVQIFGDGEGRVVSLGDRDCSLQRRHQKVLEEAPAPDLPAELREELHRSSRALCASLNYRSAGTVEFVYDSARKEASFLEVNARLQVEHPVTEAVTGVDLVEWMLRLAQGGSEARAVLADVPDALPVAGHAVEARVYAEDPARGFQPSAGTVTNAAYPTAAEARVDAWVETGTDVSTNYDPLLGKVITSGTSRTDAFDRLAAALENTRIDGIETNLGLFRAVSGMDVVRAVQHSTSTLDNVGDPEPRITVGRPGLQTSVQDWPGRTGLWQIGVPPSGPMDDLSFRLGNTALGNPEGAPGLEFTMTGPSLIFTHATTVCVTGAKVTVTVDGTEVPAWTPVTVPAGGRLDVGTASGKGLRGYILFQGGLDIPKYLGSASTFTLGQFGGHAGRVLRAGDVLRAVRQAAGQEVPTAAVPLDSRPALTTTWELAVAEGPHGAPEFFQREDIEELYSAEYEVHFNSARTGVRLIGPKPRWARTDGGEAGLHPSNIHDTAYSVGALDFTGDTPILLGPDGPSLGGFVCPVTVVTAERWKLGQLRPGDKVRFVPIKAGQAPSAKDLGPGRQLVLPSDADWSSSPSVAATATNRGFRGDGDDGVLGRVPEGSGRPAVTYRRSGDDNLLVEYGEMVLDLGLRARVHALHQHIEQLRVPGVVDLTPGIRSLQIKVDPSVLSTTRLLDLVQEVEAALPASSELVVPSRTVRLPLSWDDPATREAIERYMAGVRDDAPWCPWNIEFIRRINGLDSVNDVFDTVFNAEYLVLGLGDVYLGAPVATPLDPRHRLVTTKYNPARTWTPENAVGIGGAYMCIYGMEGPGGYQFVGRTTQVWSRYADSAPFEPGSPWLLRFFDRISWYPVSPEELLDLRADMAAGRGRGVEIEEGTFSLAEHEKFLAENSGSIEAFREKQGAAFAVERQAWADAGEFDRADALAAVVTPVVDDVEVPEGGSLVSAPFAASVWKVDVAAGDRVVKGQPLVSLEAMKMETVLEAPCDGVVLRVLPAAGGQVVAGEAVVVLGAAGPAGLEELELEEAAV; encoded by the coding sequence GTGAACACCCCAAACCTTTTCGACACCCTCCTGATCGCCAACCGCGGTGAGATCGCCTGCCGCATCATCGAATCCGCCCGCAAGCTGGGGCTCCGGACCGTCGCCGTCTTCTCGGAGGCGGACCGCGGCGCCAAGCACGTTCGGCTCGCCGACGAAGCCGTGCTGCTGGGGCCCGCGCCGGCCAAGGAGTCCTACCTCCGGGTGGACGCAATCCTTGCCGCCGCCAAGGAAACCGGCGCGGGCGCCATCCACCCCGGCTACGGTTTCCTATCCGAGGACGCAGCCTTCGCCGAGGCTGTGGAGGCAGCCGGACTGGTGTTCGTGGGCCCCACTGCCGAGCAGTTGCGCATCTTCGGCACCAAGCACACAGCGCGCGACGCCGCCCGGGCGGCCGGGGTGCCCATGATCTCCGGTTCCGGGCTGCTTGAGGACGTGGACGCCGCCGTCGCGGCCTCCGCCACGATCGGCTTCCCGCTGATGCTCAAGGCCACCGGCGGGGGCGGCGGAATCGGCATGACGGTCTGCCGCTTCGAGGCCGAACTGGTGGAAAGCTTCCCCCGGGTGGCGCGCCTGGCCGGTGCCAGCTTCGGCACCGCAGGGGTTTTCGCCGAGCGTTACGTGGAGAACGCGCGGCACGTGGAGGTACAGATCTTCGGCGACGGCGAAGGCCGGGTGGTCAGCCTGGGCGACCGGGATTGCTCCCTGCAGCGCCGCCACCAGAAAGTCCTCGAGGAAGCACCCGCCCCGGACCTGCCGGCAGAGCTGCGGGAGGAACTGCACCGCAGCTCGCGCGCCCTCTGCGCGTCCCTTAACTACCGCTCCGCCGGCACCGTGGAGTTCGTCTATGACTCCGCCCGCAAGGAGGCCTCCTTCCTGGAAGTCAACGCCCGGCTCCAGGTGGAGCACCCGGTCACCGAGGCCGTGACCGGCGTGGACCTGGTGGAATGGATGCTCCGCCTGGCTCAGGGCGGCAGCGAAGCCCGGGCAGTCCTGGCAGACGTTCCGGACGCATTGCCGGTGGCCGGGCACGCCGTGGAAGCCCGCGTCTACGCCGAAGACCCTGCGCGCGGGTTCCAGCCCAGCGCCGGAACCGTCACCAACGCCGCCTACCCCACGGCAGCAGAAGCCCGCGTGGACGCCTGGGTGGAAACCGGCACTGACGTCTCCACCAACTACGATCCGCTCCTGGGCAAGGTCATCACCTCCGGCACAAGCCGCACCGACGCCTTCGACCGGCTCGCCGCAGCCCTGGAAAACACCCGGATCGACGGGATCGAGACCAACTTGGGGCTGTTCCGCGCCGTGAGCGGCATGGACGTGGTCCGCGCGGTCCAGCACTCCACCAGCACCCTGGACAATGTGGGGGACCCGGAGCCGCGCATCACGGTGGGCCGCCCCGGCCTGCAGACCAGTGTGCAGGACTGGCCGGGCCGCACCGGCCTCTGGCAGATCGGTGTCCCGCCGAGCGGCCCCATGGACGACCTCTCCTTCCGGCTTGGCAACACCGCCCTTGGCAACCCCGAAGGCGCGCCGGGGCTCGAGTTCACCATGACCGGACCCAGCCTGATTTTCACGCACGCCACCACGGTTTGCGTCACCGGCGCGAAAGTCACGGTGACGGTTGACGGAACAGAGGTGCCCGCCTGGACCCCAGTGACTGTCCCGGCAGGGGGAAGGCTCGACGTGGGCACGGCTTCCGGCAAGGGCCTGCGCGGCTACATCCTGTTCCAGGGCGGCCTGGACATTCCCAAGTACCTGGGCAGCGCCTCCACCTTCACCTTGGGCCAGTTCGGCGGCCACGCCGGCCGGGTGCTGCGTGCGGGGGACGTGCTGCGCGCTGTCCGGCAGGCCGCAGGGCAGGAAGTACCCACGGCAGCCGTCCCCCTCGACAGCCGTCCCGCCCTCACCACAACTTGGGAGCTGGCTGTGGCCGAGGGCCCGCACGGCGCCCCGGAGTTCTTCCAGCGCGAGGATATCGAGGAGCTGTACAGCGCAGAGTACGAGGTCCACTTCAACTCCGCCCGCACCGGCGTGCGCCTCATCGGCCCCAAACCGCGCTGGGCACGGACCGACGGCGGCGAAGCAGGCCTGCACCCCTCCAACATCCACGACACCGCCTACTCGGTGGGTGCCCTGGACTTCACCGGCGACACCCCCATCCTGCTCGGCCCGGACGGACCCAGCCTGGGCGGCTTCGTTTGCCCCGTCACCGTGGTGACGGCCGAACGCTGGAAGCTCGGCCAGCTGCGCCCCGGGGACAAGGTCCGGTTCGTGCCCATCAAAGCCGGCCAGGCGCCGTCGGCCAAGGACCTGGGACCCGGCCGCCAGCTGGTCCTCCCGAGCGACGCTGATTGGTCGTCAAGCCCGTCTGTGGCAGCCACGGCGACCAACCGCGGCTTCCGCGGCGATGGCGACGACGGCGTGCTGGGCCGGGTGCCGGAAGGTTCCGGCCGGCCCGCGGTCACCTACCGCCGCTCCGGCGACGACAACCTGCTGGTGGAATACGGCGAGATGGTGCTGGACCTTGGTCTGCGCGCCCGGGTGCACGCCCTGCACCAGCACATCGAGCAGCTCCGCGTGCCAGGCGTCGTTGACCTCACCCCGGGAATCCGGTCGCTGCAGATCAAGGTGGACCCATCGGTCCTGTCCACCACCAGGCTGCTCGACCTGGTCCAGGAAGTCGAGGCCGCGCTGCCCGCCAGTTCCGAACTGGTGGTTCCCAGCCGCACCGTCCGGCTGCCGCTGTCCTGGGACGATCCCGCCACCCGCGAGGCGATCGAACGCTACATGGCCGGTGTCCGTGATGATGCCCCCTGGTGCCCCTGGAACATCGAGTTCATCCGCCGGATCAACGGCCTGGACTCGGTCAACGACGTCTTCGACACCGTCTTTAACGCCGAATACCTGGTGCTGGGGCTGGGGGATGTCTACCTGGGCGCGCCGGTGGCCACCCCGCTGGACCCCCGCCACCGCCTGGTCACCACCAAGTACAACCCGGCCCGCACCTGGACACCGGAGAACGCCGTGGGAATCGGCGGCGCCTACATGTGCATCTACGGCATGGAAGGTCCCGGTGGCTACCAGTTCGTGGGCCGCACCACCCAGGTGTGGTCGCGCTACGCGGACTCGGCCCCGTTCGAGCCCGGTTCACCCTGGCTGCTGCGCTTCTTCGACCGGATCTCCTGGTACCCGGTCAGCCCGGAGGAACTCCTGGACCTGCGCGCCGACATGGCTGCCGGGCGTGGCCGGGGCGTCGAGATCGAGGAAGGCACCTTCTCGCTTGCCGAGCACGAAAAGTTCCTGGCGGAGAACAGCGGGTCCATCGAGGCATTCCGGGAAAAGCAGGGAGCCGCCTTCGCCGTCGAGCGGCAGGCATGGGCCGACGCCGGCGAGTTCGACCGCGCGGACGCGCTGGCCGCCGTCGTCACTCCCGTAGTGGATGACGTGGAGGTCCCTGAGGGCGGCTCGCTCGTTTCGGCGCCCTTCGCGGCGAGCGTCTGGAAGGTGGACGTGGCGGCCGGGGACCGGGTGGTGAAAGGCCAGCCGCTGGTATCGCTGGAGGCAATGAAGATGGAAACGGTCCTGGAAGCTCCCTGCGACGGCGTGGTGCTCCGCGTCCTGCCGGCGGCCGGGGGCCAGGTAGTGGCGGGCGAGGCAGTGGTGGTGCTTGGCGCAGCCGGACCTGCAGGGCTGGAAGAGCTGGAACTGGAAGAGGCAGCAGTATGA
- the atzF gene encoding allophanate hydrolase, translated as MSAASSGKATGRVKAALAALETVDRPEIWITLRSGEDLLAEAASIDAALGAGADLPLAGLLLAVKNNVDVAGIPTTAACPGFAYTPDKDAEAVARLRAAGALVLGASNLDQFATGLVGTRSPYGAVRDSRRPEYISGGSSSGSAVAVALGLVDIAIGTDTAGSGRVPAGLQGIVGIKATLNVVSTAGVVPACRSWDAVTIFARHLSTAELAMGVMAGNSREWPADIRLAAPERPRVAYPVSLPALPDAWAAEFHRNVDRLQSLGVEVEAIEFGAFLEAARLLYDGGLVAERYAAVGSFLEEYDAGTAGQAGIDPTVERIIRAAGTVPAHRYVNDTAKLEALKQKAMAQLEGFDALLIPTTPFHPTLAEVAADPVGVNSLMGTYTNFCNLFDLCAVAVPAGEVDGAQFGLTVVGRTFDDAVAADIARRLEVTPEAPALFAPGAAAEVDGNGAQPSSSVPWPLAAGATAVPLVVVGAHRKGQPLAPQLEVLGAAWVGPVRTAARYRMVALDTVPPKPGVYRSEDGAELVGEKWLLSPAALGTFLASLPEPMLLGSVRMSDGSTAVGFACDAVAAAGGEDITAWGDWLADRSVEPKPRTVWRDLGEAALAGFSRGERG; from the coding sequence ATGAGCGCGGCAAGCAGTGGCAAGGCAACCGGGCGCGTAAAGGCGGCGCTCGCGGCACTGGAAACAGTGGACCGGCCGGAAATCTGGATCACGCTCCGCAGCGGGGAAGACCTCCTGGCCGAGGCGGCGTCCATCGATGCCGCCCTGGGGGCCGGCGCGGACCTTCCGCTGGCCGGGCTGCTGCTGGCCGTCAAGAACAACGTTGACGTGGCAGGCATCCCCACCACGGCCGCGTGCCCGGGCTTTGCCTACACACCGGACAAGGATGCCGAAGCGGTGGCCCGGCTCCGCGCCGCCGGCGCCCTGGTCCTGGGTGCCAGCAACCTGGACCAGTTCGCCACCGGACTGGTGGGGACGCGCAGCCCCTACGGCGCCGTCCGCGACTCGCGCCGGCCCGAGTACATCTCCGGCGGATCCAGTTCCGGCTCCGCGGTGGCCGTGGCGCTGGGGCTGGTGGACATCGCGATCGGTACGGACACGGCAGGCTCCGGCCGTGTTCCGGCCGGGCTGCAGGGCATCGTGGGCATCAAGGCAACCCTGAACGTCGTCTCCACAGCCGGGGTGGTTCCCGCCTGCAGGTCCTGGGACGCGGTCACCATCTTTGCCCGGCACCTGTCCACCGCCGAGCTCGCCATGGGCGTCATGGCAGGCAACTCCCGGGAGTGGCCGGCGGACATCCGTTTGGCTGCACCGGAACGGCCCCGGGTGGCCTATCCGGTCAGCCTGCCCGCGTTGCCTGATGCTTGGGCCGCCGAATTCCACCGCAACGTGGACCGGCTTCAGTCCCTGGGTGTGGAGGTGGAAGCCATTGAATTCGGTGCCTTCCTCGAAGCCGCCCGGCTGCTGTACGACGGTGGGCTGGTAGCCGAGCGCTACGCCGCCGTGGGCAGCTTCCTCGAAGAGTACGACGCCGGCACGGCTGGCCAGGCGGGCATCGACCCCACCGTGGAACGCATCATCCGCGCGGCCGGGACAGTGCCCGCGCACCGGTACGTCAACGACACCGCCAAGCTGGAAGCACTGAAGCAAAAGGCGATGGCGCAGCTCGAAGGGTTCGACGCCCTGCTGATCCCCACCACGCCGTTCCACCCCACCCTGGCCGAGGTGGCTGCGGATCCGGTGGGGGTGAATTCGCTGATGGGCACCTACACCAACTTCTGCAACCTGTTCGATCTCTGCGCCGTGGCAGTGCCGGCCGGCGAAGTGGACGGCGCCCAGTTCGGGCTGACGGTGGTGGGCAGGACCTTCGATGATGCCGTGGCGGCGGATATCGCCCGCCGCCTGGAGGTCACCCCGGAAGCTCCCGCCCTTTTCGCTCCCGGGGCGGCAGCTGAGGTTGACGGCAACGGTGCCCAACCGTCGTCGTCCGTGCCATGGCCGCTGGCAGCCGGTGCAACGGCCGTGCCGCTGGTGGTGGTGGGTGCGCACCGAAAGGGCCAGCCGCTGGCGCCGCAGCTCGAAGTCCTCGGCGCCGCCTGGGTTGGCCCGGTCCGGACCGCGGCCCGCTACCGCATGGTGGCGCTGGACACCGTGCCGCCCAAGCCAGGGGTGTACCGGTCCGAGGACGGCGCGGAACTGGTGGGGGAGAAGTGGCTGCTGTCGCCGGCGGCCCTGGGGACGTTCCTGGCCTCCCTCCCCGAACCCATGCTGCTGGGATCCGTGCGGATGTCAGACGGCTCCACCGCCGTCGGGTTCGCCTGTGATGCCGTTGCCGCCGCGGGCGGTGAGGACATCACCGCCTGGGGTGACTGGCTGGCGGACCGGAGCGTGGAGCCGAAGCCCCGGACGGTGTGGCGGGACTTGGGGGAGGCCGCCCTGGCGGGGTTCAGCCGCGGGGAGCGCGGATAG